The window CTGTTAGTTCAAGGACAGTCACACTGCCCAACATCAGTTCAAATACCCAACCCATAAATGTCAGGACATGTTCACGTGTGATTTCATTCTAGAACCGGCAGCACAGGTGCTCTGTTCTCGTTCCCTGCACTCTCAGCCTGAGGACTCCCTGCTGGCTTGGTCTCTAAGCCCTCAGCATCTTCGTGATCTTCTCTGGCAGCCTCAGCGGCGTCTCCTTGGCTCGGCTCCCTCTCCTGGTTCATGATGGCAGGGGTCACTTGATCCAAGCCTGCTTCTACAAGCTCCGTGTGCACTTCCAGGGGCACCTGATTGACCCGTTCCACATGCAGCTCCTCCACATGGACTTCAGTACCTTCTTCAGTCTGAATGCGCCCCACTTCTAGATAACTCACCTGTACCTGCTCCGGAAGCTCACCCATGTGTGACTCGTGCACTTGGCTGTCCTGGAGCAGATCTGGGTGCACCTGTTCCACAGTCACCTGGGCCGAGTCCACCTGAACCTGAAGCAGTGGTAACACATGTACCTTCCCAACTTGTTCTATAATAGTCATGGAGGTCACGGGTTCGGTCTGCACACGTGTTTCCACTGAAAGAACTTCTTCGGTTACTAGACGCTCAGAAATATTATGAATATCACTGAGATGCCTTCTTAGTTCATTTCCTTGCATAAACCACAAGTCACATAAAGTACAATGGTTGGGTTTGTCTCCAGTGTGTATTACCAAGTGATCTTTGAACTGGTCCCAGCTGTTAAACACACTATTGCAGACCTGAAATGGCCAAACATGTGTGTCAACAAAACTTACATTCAAGCTAAAGGAAACACGAATTCAGTGACAAAGAATTAAAagatttttctgaaaatgttatTGAAGATATCTGCAATATAATCTGGTCCAAGGAATTTCATAATGCTTTTATTTGGTCTTTCAGCTGATATAGctaacaaaataaatgtattttgggAAACATTTTAGTACTGACTTCACTGTTTACATGTCACATAAATTCTAAGAATATAAAGTAACACTATCTCTCCCATAATAACAAATTTAGAAGCATACATTATTCCGGATAAATACACACTAATCATGGGAGAACCAATTCCAGCTGGTCTACCTTTCCCTGCTCCACTCCTGCAGAGTTGCAGACTCCCTGTTACTTAGAACAGAATTTATTGAGAGTGCTGTCACCTTGGGTCAGGTAAAAAACACAATGATAATCCCCCTTATAAAATCAAGACAATGATGTTCTTTGCTCTCATTTCTTCCCAGACCAATTAGCTCTGCATCTCTGCTCATGCCTGTGATTCTCCACGTTTGAGGGTTTCAAACAGACTCCCCTCTGCTCAGGACAGACGACACCACACGTACCTGACATTCGTAaagcttcttccttcccttttttgccCCCACTCCAGTTTGGCATGCGGTCAGGTGACATTTGAGGGTGCTATTTCTGGCAAAGCGCTCATGACAATTTGGACATTCAAAAGGTTTTTCACCTAttagaatagaaaaaattatactGACAAactaagaaaaactaaaaaagcaaCTAAAAATGGATTTTGATAAAATATGGATCTAAGTTCTGTTCCACAGttttacatttcttaaaaaaattgtatattttcacttaaaaactAAGACCAAGCTCTATTCCAGAGAAACGCAGCCCTGTCCAGCCCACCGGGATTTCTGAGctcttactgtgtgccagactgTGCTATGTGATGAAGATAAAGAAACTGTCCTTGTTTTCAGAAGCTTCGTATCGCAGGCCAGGGTACTTCATGAAGGTGAAAGGCATGAGAATACGCTAACGCCTTGCCCTGCAGAAGGCCTACTATAGACAGGAAGGCAGGGACAATGTCCCGCAGACACATAGAGAAGTGACCGACACTACCTGGGATGGAATGAGAg is drawn from Saccopteryx leptura isolate mSacLep1 chromosome 1, mSacLep1_pri_phased_curated, whole genome shotgun sequence and contains these coding sequences:
- the ZNF131 gene encoding zinc finger protein 131 isoform X3, which produces MKSHSTESFKCEICNKRYLRESAWKQHLSCYHLEEGGASKKQRTGKKIHICQYCDKQFDHFGHFKEHLRKHTGEKPFECPNCHERFARNSTLKCHLTACQTGVGAKKGRKKLYECQVCNSVFNSWDQFKDHLVIHTGDKPNHCTLCDLWFMQGNELRRHLSDIHNISERLVTEEVLSVETRVQTEPVTSMTIIEQVGKVHVLPLLQVQVDSAQVTVEQVHPDLLQDSQVHESHMGELPEQVQVSYLEVGRIQTEEGTEVHVEELHVERVNQVPLEVHTELVEAGLDQVTPAIMNQEREPSQGDAAEAAREDHEDAEGLETKPAGSPQAESAGNENRAPVLPVLE